One window from the genome of Maylandia zebra isolate NMK-2024a linkage group LG18, Mzebra_GT3a, whole genome shotgun sequence encodes:
- the ttc19 gene encoding tetratricopeptide repeat protein 19, mitochondrial has product MAASGVLRAVLRQTLSRFGSFRWSLRHPRAAHSLSINTVRSQSNAVTSQPVEGSRCSACWVTVSGGGGGVLWAALAFSLFGSSEEDKRDEAQRKEDEMILLLKKAKLSVHRGQLQAASGFLHQAVVLAHQTHNNQAIIYTYSLMANLAYVQGQLDSAEKLFKAAMSFMLAGGTPQDDNAVIEMSLKLATIYAEQNKAELAEHGFRFCMESLEVKLEKHKEPLGEEPTEEQEALRKETRLLLGLCLDSRARYRASTLHLKQAGQDYQDALNICCQEQGETHPQTLVLMSDLATILDLQGHHDDALALVRRAVELSRSAGHPDLHVLLGNMAGILLHTGRLDDSLRFYQEALGLARQAADQEAVDRIQEGLKEVKERRRQEEEEAAATAQ; this is encoded by the exons ATGGCGGCCTCCGGTGTTCTCCGTGCTGTCCTCAGGCAGACTCTGAGCAGGTTCGGTAGTTTCAGATGGAGCCTGCGTCACCCGCGAGCTGCACACAG TCTGAGCATTAACACTGTCAGAAGTCAGAGCAACGCTGTGACATCACAGCCTGTGGAGGGCTCACGCTGCTCGGCATGCTGGGTAACCGtgagcggaggaggaggaggggtgctGTGGGCAGCGCTCG cctTCTCCCTGTTTGGCAGCAGTGAAGAAGACAAACGCGATGAAGCTCAGAGGAAGGAGGACGAGATGATCCTGCTGCTAAAGAAAGCcaag ctCAGCGTGCATCGGGGTCAGCTGCAGGCCGCCTCGGGGTTCCTCCATCAGGCCGTTGTTCTCGCTCATCAGACGCACAACAACCAGGCCATCATCTACACCTACAGCCTG ATGGCGAACCTGGCCTACGTGCAGGGTCAGCTGGACAGC GCTGAGAAACTCTTCAAAGCGGCGATGAGCTTCATGCTGGCGGGAGGAACTCCGCAG GACGACAATGCCGTCATCGAGATGTCGCTGAAGCTGGCCACCATCTACGCCGAGCAGAACAA GGCGGAGCTTGCAGAGCACGGTTTCAGGTTCTGTATGGAGTCTCTGGAGGTGAAACTGGAGAAGCATAAAGAGCCCCTGGGAGAGGAGCCCACAG AGGAGCAGGAGGCTCTTAGGAAGGAGACCCGCCTCCTGCTCGGGCTGTGTTTGGACTCACGGGCTCGGTACCGAGCGTCCACGCTGCACCTGAAACAGGCTGGACAGGATTACCAGGACGCCCTGAACATCTGCTGCCAGGAGCAGGGAGAGACACACCCACAG ACCCTTGTGCTGATGAGCGACCTGGCCACCATCTTGGATCTGCAGGGTCACCATGACGATGCCCTGGCACTGGTCCGGCGGGCGGTGGAACTGAGCCGCTCAGCCGGACACCCGGACCTCCACGTGCTGCTGGGAAACATGGCGGGCATCCTGCTGCACACAG GCCGGCTGGATGACTCACTGCGGTTCTACCAGGAGGCTCTGGGTCTGGCCCGGCAGGCCGCAGACCAGGAGGCTGTGGACAGGATCCAGGAGGGACTGAAGGAGGtaaaggagaggaggaggcaggaggaggaagaggcagCTGCAACTGCTCAGTGA